CGTGATCGAACACTTCCACGGCGTCCGGTTCGAGCCCGCGCTCACGCGGCTTCGGGAAACCATCGAGATCTTCCGGATGCTCGTTCGTCGCGAGCCGCTGCGTTACTCGGGCAAGCTCTTCCGTCTCGAGCGCGGCTTCACCCTGCGCTTTTCCCCGCCGCGGAAAGAGATTCCGGTTTTTCTCGCCACGTTGAACCCGCGTGCTCTCGAGCTCACGGCCACGCATGCCGACGGCTGGCTTCCCGTCATGATCCCCATCGACCGCCTCGGCGCCGAAGTCGAGGCGATGCGGGAAAGGATCCGACGGGCGGGGCGAGACCCCGAGCGCTTCGAGATCCTCGCTCCCGGAGGCGTGGTCGTCGCCCGAGGCGCGGCCCGGGAGCGCGCCGAAATCGTGCAGGCCGGAACGATCGCCTTCTACGTGGGCCGCATGGGCGTTTACTACGCCCGGCAGCTCGAGCGCTTCGGATTCGCGGACGAAGTCGCCCGGATCCGGGAAGCCTGGAAGGACGGATCCGCCGCAGCCGCGGCGGCCGTGCCCGAAGACATGCGGCGGCGGCTGGTCACCGTGGGCGACGTCGAGGAGTGCCGCGAGCGAATCGAGGAAGAAGCCCGAGCAGGAGCCACGATCCACCGCGTGAGCATCCCCACGGACGACGCGCGGGAGTACGAGAAGACACTCGAGCGACTTCTGGCCTGAAGGCACGGGCGGCCGGAGGGACGCGCTCCGTCGCGTCCGGGGAGCGGAGGGACGCGCTCCGTCGCGTCCCGGGGGACGGGGGGAACGCGCCACCCATGAACAACGACCCGACAGAGCGGATCCCCCGATGCGCCCGCGACCCCCGCCGGAGGGACGCCCTCCGAAAGTTTCTCCCTTGTCATGTCGCTTCGGGTTCTGGTATGCGAATGCGTAGCTCGGCAGAGGAGGGCCCATGAAACGAATTCGAGCCCCGGGGTCCGGGGCTTGGTGGCGTGCTCGGAGTTCGGGGATCGCTCTCGTGTGGGCACTCCTGATAGCCCTGCCCGAGGCGTCCGTGGCAGGGCCCGTGGATTCGCCGATTCCCCCGAACCCCTGTGGCACGAAACCTCTGAAGCTTGCCTTCGTCGCCGACGGCATCGGGACGGATGCCGGAGGCACCGCCTGCGCCGGTGCCGGATCCGTTTGCGTGGAAACGATGGTCGTGTGCAAGCATGCGGGCAAGACGGGCAGTACCCCCATGGACATCGCAGTCGAGCTTTTCGACGCGAGCGGTACCCCGCTCGTTCCCCTGGCCTGCGCCAGCGCGGTACCGCCGGGAGGCGGTGCTTCCTTCGTGACCTCCGGGGCCACACTTCCCTCACCGTACGTGGGTACGACCCCCATCACGGCAGGACCGGTTTCTCCCTTGGGATCGCTCCGGGTTCTGAGCACGATTCCGGGAAAGACGGCCTGCGACGTAACCGTCATCGACACGCGCGGCCCGGCCAGCGGGACGACGACCGCGGCTCCCCTCTGGACCTCGGGTCCGACCATCACGAAGAAAAAAGCCCCCCAGAAGGGAGACTGACATGGCGGCCACCACGCTCGCCCTTTTCCTGGGGCTTCTTTTCGCCGCACCGAGC
The sequence above is a segment of the Candidatus Binatia bacterium genome. Coding sequences within it:
- a CDS encoding FMN-dependent monooxygenase, which encodes MRKLAITFDWQGDLDRERAYERVGIADRVGVDSVWVPEAWGRDCFTTLALLADRTKRIRLGTGIVNVYSRTPAALAQHFATLDELSGGRMIAGFGTSGALVIEHFHGVRFEPALTRLRETIEIFRMLVRREPLRYSGKLFRLERGFTLRFSPPRKEIPVFLATLNPRALELTATHADGWLPVMIPIDRLGAEVEAMRERIRRAGRDPERFEILAPGGVVVARGAARERAEIVQAGTIAFYVGRMGVYYARQLERFGFADEVARIREAWKDGSAAAAAAVPEDMRRRLVTVGDVEECRERIEEEARAGATIHRVSIPTDDAREYEKTLERLLA